A stretch of Lactuca sativa cultivar Salinas chromosome 6, Lsat_Salinas_v11, whole genome shotgun sequence DNA encodes these proteins:
- the LOC111898763 gene encoding GDSL esterase/lipase 7 — protein MESSSSFRFIPLLILTHTMFFNFKPVGVVHVPQDLYTRPGNSSDLYTRSRNSSISPPPPPPPPPPPSPFLPPPPPPLPPSPVPALFVIGDSSVDCGTNNFLGTFARADRLPYGRDFDTHQPTGRFSNGRIPVDYLALHLGLPFVPSFLGQSGSVNDMKRGLNYASAGAGIIFSSGSELGQHISFTQQIQQVMDTFQRFILTMGEAAASSLITNSIFYISIGTNDYIHYYLPNVSDVQSKYVSWKFTQFLAQSMKQEIKNLYNAKVRRVVVMGLAPIGCAPYYLWQYNSTNGECVKEINNMIMEFNFVLRYTVGELRKELNNSNIIFCDAYLGSMDIMKNFDQYGFSVMNSACCGLGRYNGWIMCISPGMACENASDHLWWDQFHPTSAVNEILAENVWSGLHTKMCYPMNMMDMVAQRVFTH, from the exons ATggagtcttcctcctcttttcGATTCATACCCCTCTTGATTCTTACCCACACCATGTTTTTCAATTTTAAACCAGTTGGAGTTGTCCATGTTCCCCAAGATCTTTATACTAGACCAGGAAATAGCTCTGATCTTTATACCAGATCAAGAAATAGTTCGATTTctcctcctcctccaccaccaccaccaccaccaccgtctcCATTTCTTCCCCCTCCACCACCTCCACTGCCTCCTTCTCCGGTTCCGGCGCTGTTCGTAATTGGTGACTCTTCTGTTGATTGCGGGACCAATAATTTTCTTGGAACATTTGCACGAGCAGATCGTCTTCCTTATGGACGTGACTTTGATACCCATCAACCCACCGGACGATTCTCCAACGGAAGAATCCCTGTCGATTATCTTG CATTACATCTTGGCCTCCCATTTGTCCCAAGCTTCTTAGGTCAAAGTGGTTCTGTTAATGACATGAAACGCGGGTTGAATTATGCATCTGCTGGTGCTGGAATCATCTTCTCCAGTGGATCAGAACTG GGTCAACACATATCTTTCACACAGCAAATTCAACAGGTTATGGATACCTTCCAACGGTTCATACTAACCATGGGTGAGGCTGCAGCATCAAGTCTCATCACAAACTCCATTTTTTACATTTCAATCGGGACTAATGATTACATACATTACTATTTGCCCAATGTATCCGATGTACAATCCAAATACGTCTCATGGAAATTTACACAGTTCTTAGCCCAATCAATGAAACAAGAGATTAAG AATTTGTACAATGCGAAAGTGAGGCGAGTGGTGGTGATGGGACTAGCTCCAATCGGGTGTGCCCCATACTACCTATGGCAATACAACAGCACAAATGGGGAATGTGTGAAGGAGATAAACAACATGATAATGGAATTCAACTTTGTTCTAAGATACACAGTGGGAGAGCTTCGTAAAGAACTCAACAATTCCAATATCATCTTCTGCGATGCATATCTTGGTTCCATGGACATCATGAAGAATTTTGACCAATACG ggttTAGCGTGATGAATTCTGCATGCTGTGGTTTAGGGCGATATAATGGTTGGATCATGTGTATATCACCTGGAATGGCTTGTGAGAATGCTTCAGATCATCTATGGTGGGATCAATTTCATCCCACATCTGCTGTGAATGAGATTTTAGCAGAGAATGTGTGGTCTGGATTGCATACGAAGATGTGTTATCCAATGAACATGATGGATATGGTAGCTCAAAGGGTTTTCACCCATTGA
- the LOC111898764 gene encoding uncharacterized protein LOC111898764 — translation MDVDRLELVKAQLQPFLRQGEEYVRRVEEFAREIPPIQIYIAVGAVFITTFLIYLIRLFKHTISNTIVLTGLSGAGKTVLFYQLRDGSSHQGTVTSMEPNEGLFVLNSETSKKGKIKAVHLVDVPGHSRLRPKLDEYVPRAAGLVFVVDAVEFLPNCRAVSEYLYDILTKSSVVKRKIPLLILCNKVDKVTAHTKEFIRKQLEKEIDKLRTSRKAVSDADISNEFTLGIPGEPFSFSHCVNKVTVAEASALTGEIQPLELFIRERVKP, via the exons ATGGATGTGGACAGATTAGAGCTTGTAAAAGCTCAATTGCAACCATTTTTACGTCAAGGGGAGGAATATGTTCGTCGCGTTGAAGAATTTGCTCGTGAGATCCCTCCAATTCAGATCTATATTGCAGTCGGAGCCGTGTTCATCACTACCTTTCTAATCTACTTAA TACGCCTTTTCAAGCATACAATATCCAACACCATTGTACTCACTGGGCTTAGTGGAGCTGGGAAAACTGTTCTTTTTTACCAG CTTCGTGATGGTTCTTCTCATCAAGGCACTGTTACATCAATGGAACCCAATGAGGGTCTTTTTGTCCTCAATTCCGAGACCTCCAAG AAAGGCAAGATTAAGGCTGTTCACCTTGTTGATGTTCCTGGCCACTCACGTTTGCGCCCTAAATTGGACGAATATGTCCCTCGAGCAGCTGGCTTAGTATTTGTTGTAGATGCAGTGGAATTCTTGCCCAATTGTCGTGCTGTTTCAga GTATCTCTATGACATTTTAACAAAATCGAGTGTTGTCAAGAGGAAAATTCCACTTCTTATCCTTTGCAACAAGGTGGATAAAGTCACTGCACATACAAAAGAGTTCATCCGAAAACAACTGGAGAAAGAAAT TGATAAGCTTCGGACATCAAGAAAAGCTGTATCAGATGCGGATATATCTAATGAATTCACACTCGGAATCCCAGGGGAACCCTTTTCATTCTCTCACTGTGTAAACAAAGTCACTGTTGCTGAGGCTTCTGCATTAACTGGTGAGATTCAACCCTTGGAGCTCTTCATTAGGGAACGTGTCAAGCCTTGA
- the LOC111898785 gene encoding SUN domain-containing protein 5, translated as MKKPIIQDPSTDVKFHPNNLKLFNKKDEKDSFLKLSLPLFITFWLPFMISFSTFGLNHGNGGNVGVFSKNFTNLSSYPYLEDQGRNHTDRVLLELNISRVHNDSTSYEEETEGNPLDETTSADEVFWKVLGYSSFVCERQIQDLYLENRQEEVKSSRTHLTYRDLKEVTGAPSGLTNITHRLEPDGTKYNYAAASKGAKVVAHDKEAKGASNILWEDHDMYLRNPCSVPEKFVVIELAEETLIDAITIANFEHHSSNFKKFELAGSLVFPAESWYELGTFEAENVKHKQYFKLPEPKWARYVMLRLITHYGSEFYCTLSVFQAFGVDAIEKMLEDLIMASPESTERKLLNPNLKTDGELKNMIEGVDDGLKVPETVAKGNGRIHGDAVLKILMQKVRLLENNFLSLEEEINGVNMRHSDVVPHLEKEIAKYSGLVEETRSEIENLYPWKEILEKEIADLESWKASVSFLLESVVKENIMIRQELEKVVSDEESLDKTEHALLSASVSFTIVVTLKILSDRFSNSFGDLHHWKTRKADWGWKFLVLTCVITTIVTLTFC; from the exons ATGAAGAAACCCATCATCCAAGATCCATCTACAGATGTCAAATTTCACCCTAATAACCTCAAATTGTTCAACAAAAAAGACGAAAAGGATAGCTTTTTAAAGCTCTCGTTGCCTTTATTCATCACATTTTGGCTCCCTTTTATGATTTCATTCTCTACATTTGGCCTCAATCACGGCAATGGAG GGAATGTAGGTGTTTTTAGCAAGAACTTCACCAACTTGAGCTCATATCCATACCTCGAAGATCAAGGTCGAAATCATACAGATAGGGTTCTTTTAGAGTTAAATATCTCTAGGGTTCATAACGATTCAACGTCTTACGAGGAAGAAACCGAGGGTAATCCTCTTGACGAAACAACTTCAGCAGACGAAGTATTCTGGAAAGTTTTAGGTTATTCCTCATTCGTCTGCGAACGACAAATTCAAGACCTTTATCTCGAAAACAGACAAGAAGAGGTCAAATCAAGCCGAACCCATCTAACATATCGTGATTTGAAAGAGGTCACCGGCGCACCAAGCGGGTTAACCAACATCACCCACCGGCTGGAGCCCGATGGAACCAAGTACAACTACGCGGCGGCGTCAAAGGGGGCGAAGGTGGTGGCGCACGATAAGGAAGCGAAAGGTGCAAGCAACATTTTGTGGGAAGATCACGATATGTATTTGAGAAATCCGTGTTCTGTTCCTGAGAAATTCGTCGTCATCGAGCTTGCAGAGGAGACTTTAATTGATGCAATTACGATCGCGAATTTTGAACACCATTCTTCGAATTTTAAGAAATTTGAATTGGCGGGAAGTTTGGTTTTTCCGGCGGAATCGTGGTATGAGCTCGGAACTTTTGAGGCGGAAAACGTGAAACATAAACAATACTTTAAATTACCTGAACCCAAATGGGCGAGATATGTTATGTTGCGATTGATTACTCATTATGGGTCGGAATTTTACTGCACGCTTAGTGTTTTTCAAGCATTTGGAGTCGACGCGATTGAAAAAATGCTTGAAGATCTGATCATGGCGTCACCGGAATCGACAGAGAGAAAGTTATTAAACCCTAATCTGAAAACCGATGGTGAACTGAAGAATATGATCGAAGGGGTTGATGATGGACTGAAAGTTCCTGAAACGGTGGCGAAAGGTAATGGGCGGATTCATGGTGATGCGGTTCTCAAGATTTTGATGCAAAAAGTTCGATTGTTGGAGAATAACTTTTTGTCGTTGGAGGAGGAGATTAATGGGGTGAACATGAGACATAGTGATGTCGTTCCACATCTTGAGAAAGAAATCGCGAAATATTCAGGGCTTGTAGAGGAAACAAGATCGGAAATTGAGAATCTTTATCCATGGAAGGAGATTTTG GAGAAAGAAATTGCGGATTTGGAGTCATGGAAGGCTTCGGTGTCATTCCTTTTGGAATCGGTAGTCAAAGAAAACATCATGATTAG GCAAGAACTTGAGAAGGTTGTAAGTGATGAAGAAAGCCTGGATAAAACGGAGCATGCTTTGTTGTCTGCAAGTGTTTCTTTCACCATTGTTGTCACCTTAAAGATTCTTTCAGATCGATTCTCAAACTCCTTTGGCGACTTACATCACTGGAAAACACGCAAGGCAGATTGGGGATGGAAATTTCTGGTTTTGACTTGCGTTATTACAACAATTGTTACTTTGACTTTTTGTTGA